In Deinococcus yavapaiensis KR-236, one genomic interval encodes:
- a CDS encoding ROK family protein yields the protein MPLLSPEAPPRHVLAIDIGGTKLAVGIVSSRGEIADSARTPTHVEFGPDVVLSRIVGLSRDLLRRHPVAVDMIGVGCGGPLDTGRGLVKNPPNLPGWNDYPLVQHLQDALGLRVALDNDANAAALAEFHFGAGRGTRHMVYFTISTGIGGGLILNGDLYRGKFGNAGEIGHVQVEYDGEPCNCGGRGCLEHYASGTGIARRARKLAERYPDSLLNTLAEHSGEITAHTVKAALEANDSATVDFWAETIEMLAAGVASVVHAFDPERVVIGGGISKFGDLLFEPLRSRVKARTMPPLMEGVDIVPASCADDVGVLGAAAVALGGQTMVVS from the coding sequence ATGCCGTTGCTTTCACCCGAGGCGCCGCCTCGTCACGTTCTCGCCATCGACATCGGCGGCACGAAGCTCGCCGTCGGCATCGTGTCGAGTCGCGGCGAAATCGCCGATTCGGCGCGCACGCCGACGCACGTCGAGTTCGGCCCGGACGTCGTCTTGTCCCGCATCGTCGGCCTCAGCCGTGACTTGCTGCGCCGTCATCCCGTCGCCGTAGACATGATCGGCGTCGGCTGCGGCGGTCCCTTGGACACCGGGCGAGGTCTCGTGAAGAACCCGCCGAATCTGCCCGGCTGGAACGACTACCCGCTCGTGCAGCACCTTCAAGACGCCTTGGGCCTGCGAGTCGCGCTCGACAACGACGCGAACGCCGCCGCCCTCGCCGAATTCCACTTCGGAGCGGGGCGCGGCACGCGCCACATGGTGTACTTCACGATCTCCACGGGCATCGGCGGCGGGTTGATTCTCAACGGCGACCTTTACCGAGGCAAGTTCGGCAACGCGGGCGAAATCGGGCACGTGCAAGTCGAGTACGACGGCGAACCGTGCAACTGCGGCGGTCGCGGTTGCCTGGAGCACTACGCCTCGGGAACCGGCATCGCGCGCCGAGCACGCAAGCTCGCCGAGCGGTATCCGGACTCGCTGCTGAACACCCTCGCCGAGCACTCGGGTGAAATCACCGCGCACACCGTCAAAGCGGCGCTCGAAGCGAACGACTCGGCGACCGTCGACTTTTGGGCCGAGACGATCGAGATGCTGGCGGCCGGTGTCGCGAGCGTCGTCCACGCCTTCGATCCGGAACGCGTCGTGATCGGCGGCGGCATCTCCAAGTTCGGCGACTTGCTGTTCGAACCGCTCCGTTCCAGGGTGAAGGCCCGCACGATGCCGCCCCTCATGGAAGGCGTGGATATCGTGCCCGCCTCGTGCGCCGACGACGTCGGGGTGCTGGGCGCGGCGGCGGTGGCGCTCGGCGGGCAGACGATGGTGGTGTCGTGA
- a CDS encoding ROK family transcriptional regulator yields MKVGVFKKGRNLPRVKADNLAVVVQALRKLQPIARTTLADVTGLTAATITNMVDELSDLDLVVERPSEERQVGRRPTLLTLNRDRGQVIGVEISRSRVRVVRSNFGGDVLARVERPFKPGAVKRNLAQIKDVISEVAGGPNLLGIGVGVPGPVSSALGLVVSPPNFGAWQNVELAETLGEAFGVRCWLDDDAKTAAFGEAWYGAGQNVSTLLYISLRSGIGAGLIVNDRVYRGTHELAGEIGHTTIHVDGPLCECGNRGCVETLVSVPAILLEARRLGLDVPDLETLRSLADAGEARAVQVRERTHTYLTATLLNAVNHYDPDVIVLGGQLVAAWPDLTEALAAKVKGRSFGFLSKDVRIEPSMLGKDATALGGVALVIDQVLRDPHGVLKPVEHVESAD; encoded by the coding sequence ATGAAAGTCGGCGTGTTCAAGAAGGGCCGGAATCTGCCGAGGGTGAAGGCGGACAACCTCGCCGTGGTCGTGCAGGCGCTCCGCAAACTCCAACCGATCGCCCGAACGACCCTCGCCGACGTCACGGGTCTCACGGCTGCTACCATCACGAACATGGTCGACGAGCTCAGCGACCTCGACCTCGTTGTGGAGCGCCCGTCGGAAGAGCGGCAAGTCGGACGGCGCCCGACGTTGCTCACCCTCAATCGTGATCGCGGGCAAGTGATCGGCGTGGAGATCTCGCGTTCGCGCGTGCGCGTCGTGCGCTCGAACTTCGGCGGGGACGTGCTCGCCCGCGTCGAGCGGCCGTTCAAACCGGGCGCCGTCAAACGCAACCTCGCGCAGATCAAGGACGTCATCTCCGAAGTGGCGGGCGGCCCGAACCTGCTCGGAATCGGCGTGGGCGTTCCGGGCCCCGTGAGCTCCGCGCTGGGCCTCGTCGTGAGCCCTCCGAACTTCGGAGCGTGGCAAAACGTCGAGCTCGCCGAGACCCTTGGCGAAGCCTTCGGCGTGCGCTGCTGGCTGGACGACGACGCGAAAACCGCGGCGTTCGGCGAAGCTTGGTACGGCGCGGGACAAAACGTCTCGACGTTGCTGTACATCTCGCTGCGTTCGGGCATCGGTGCAGGTTTGATCGTGAACGACCGCGTGTACCGGGGAACACACGAGCTTGCCGGAGAAATCGGGCACACCACCATTCACGTGGACGGCCCCTTGTGCGAGTGCGGCAACCGAGGGTGCGTCGAGACGCTCGTGAGCGTCCCGGCGATCCTCCTCGAAGCGCGGCGCCTCGGCCTGGACGTCCCCGACTTGGAGACGTTGCGCAGTCTCGCCGATGCGGGCGAAGCCCGCGCGGTGCAAGTGCGCGAGCGAACGCACACGTACCTCACGGCGACGTTGCTGAATGCCGTGAACCACTACGATCCCGACGTCATCGTTCTCGGCGGGCAACTCGTCGCGGCGTGGCCCGACCTCACCGAGGCGCTCGCCGCCAAGGTCAAAGGCCGCTCGTTCGGCTTTCTCTCCAAGGACGTGCGCATCGAGCCCAGCATGCTCGGCAAGGACGCGACGGCCCTCGGCGGCGTCGCCCTCGTGATCGATCAGGTGCTGCGCGATCCTCACGGCGTCCTGAAGCCCGTGGAGCACGTCGAAAGCGCAGACTGA
- a CDS encoding alpha-glucosidase/alpha-galactosidase has product MTRVVITGAGGMVFPLTLAADFLASAQLRGAELVLHDIDAARAERTANAVRGVADHHALPLKLVVTADRREALAGATHVLITFQVGGLDAYRSEVEISRRYGLDFVAGDTLGPGGILRFLRSTPAFDALARDVLDLCPDALVLNYTNPMAMNCAYLARLGLNVVGLCHSIPGTAKMLSGLLSVPFEELDYEAAGINHQAWFVTLRHAGEDLNPRLKRLLRETFLPEYGGFTAFQEGGPAYQGGQERVRAEMMETFGYFLSESSHHASELVPYFRKSRESVVAHLPRRWDYLKGSLQTAGQEARTTSDAVAELRGKLAVSDEFGMRIVAAHASGEPASVYGNVLNDGFIDNLPSDACVEVPCIVDGDGVKPKAIGRLPSACAGLNLTAVAVQTTVVEAAANHDPEALRAAFALDPLTASVVDLPDIRALAAESIGAQRRWLPQWVRG; this is encoded by the coding sequence GTGACTCGCGTCGTGATCACGGGCGCGGGCGGCATGGTCTTTCCGCTGACCCTCGCGGCGGACTTCCTGGCCTCTGCGCAACTTCGCGGCGCCGAGCTCGTTTTGCACGACATCGACGCCGCGCGGGCCGAGCGCACCGCCAACGCCGTGCGCGGCGTGGCCGATCATCACGCCCTCCCCTTGAAGCTCGTCGTCACGGCGGACCGCCGCGAAGCCTTGGCGGGCGCCACGCACGTCCTGATCACCTTTCAAGTCGGCGGCCTCGACGCGTACCGCTCGGAAGTCGAGATCTCGCGGCGCTACGGCTTGGACTTCGTCGCGGGCGACACGCTCGGACCGGGCGGCATCTTGCGCTTCCTGCGGTCCACGCCCGCCTTCGACGCGCTCGCGCGCGACGTCCTCGACCTTTGCCCGGACGCCCTCGTCCTGAACTACACCAACCCGATGGCGATGAACTGCGCGTACCTCGCGCGGCTCGGCTTGAACGTCGTCGGCTTGTGCCACTCGATTCCCGGCACGGCCAAGATGCTGTCGGGATTGCTCAGCGTTCCCTTCGAGGAACTCGATTACGAGGCGGCGGGCATCAACCACCAAGCGTGGTTCGTGACGCTGCGGCACGCGGGCGAGGACCTCAATCCGCGCCTGAAGCGTCTGCTGAGAGAGACCTTCTTGCCCGAGTACGGCGGCTTCACGGCTTTTCAAGAAGGCGGGCCCGCTTATCAAGGCGGGCAGGAACGCGTCCGCGCCGAGATGATGGAGACCTTCGGGTACTTCCTCAGCGAGTCGAGCCACCACGCGTCGGAGCTCGTGCCGTACTTTCGCAAGTCGCGTGAAAGCGTCGTGGCGCACTTGCCGCGCCGCTGGGACTACCTCAAGGGCTCGCTGCAAACCGCGGGGCAAGAAGCGCGGACGACGAGCGACGCCGTCGCCGAATTGCGCGGCAAGCTCGCCGTGTCCGACGAGTTCGGCATGCGCATCGTCGCCGCGCACGCCTCGGGCGAACCCGCGAGCGTGTACGGAAACGTCTTGAACGACGGCTTCATCGACAACTTGCCGAGCGACGCGTGCGTCGAAGTTCCGTGCATCGTGGACGGCGACGGCGTGAAGCCGAAGGCGATAGGCCGCTTGCCGAGCGCGTGCGCGGGCCTCAACCTCACGGCCGTCGCCGTGCAGACGACCGTCGTGGAGGCCGCCGCGAACCACGATCCCGAGGCGCTGCGCGCCGCGTTCGCCCTCGATCCGCTCACGGCGAGCGTCGTCGACCTGCCCGACATTCGCGCGCTCGCCGCCGAGTCGATCGGCGCGCAACGACGCTGGCTGCCTCAGTGGGTGCGAGGATGA
- a CDS encoding glycoside hydrolase family 2 protein, with translation MIESLPDVLPDAKTTWASDELHPRPMLTRPWRSLDGVWAFSTSKQEHPEDVAFDRTIRVPFAPETPASGVHATDHGGSLWYHTRVELAPHEVPGPDERLLVHFGGVDWKARVFVDGAFAREHEGGYTSFFVDVTRAARKGSFEIAVHATDEPGDLDVPRGKQTWKDEPHAIWYPRTSGLWRTVWLEKVPRQHVAHVAWTPNIDRFELLLRTELAELPAPGTRLRVQVSLHGEVLIDEDALVRTRRFEKVLRFPDPGIDAAREDLLWTPDHPRLLDVTFTLTVAGSEIDHAEGYTAMRSVSTGGRRFLLNGRPYPLRLVLHQGYWADTGLTGDDDRFRFDAEMIRRLGFNGVRLHQKVEDPRFYAWCDRVGLAVWAELPSAYAFNPESLSTLTRTWLDCLRDLASHPCIVAWVPFNESWGLPDLATRTDQREAQRAFYALTKAFDTTRLVSGNDGWEQLVTDMYTVHDYDEDPEKLLARYGSPDAIRETMWKLWPGGHRSTLEGLMPDERPVILSEFGGISCIPEGERGWGYVVVRTSDVLTSAYEAQLGAVNRALDLKGLHGFCYTQFADTYQEKNGLLDMARLPKADVERIARATRGQAPHPANPLWYSPRWRQGVKP, from the coding sequence ATGATCGAATCCCTTCCTGACGTCCTGCCCGACGCGAAGACCACCTGGGCGAGCGACGAGCTCCATCCCAGGCCGATGCTGACGCGCCCTTGGCGATCGCTCGACGGCGTGTGGGCCTTCTCCACGAGCAAGCAAGAACACCCCGAGGACGTCGCCTTCGACCGCACGATTCGCGTGCCCTTCGCGCCCGAGACGCCCGCGAGCGGCGTGCACGCCACCGACCACGGCGGCAGCTTGTGGTACCACACCCGCGTCGAACTCGCGCCTCACGAGGTTCCCGGCCCCGACGAGCGTCTGCTCGTTCACTTCGGCGGCGTGGACTGGAAGGCGCGCGTCTTCGTCGACGGCGCCTTCGCCCGCGAGCACGAAGGCGGCTACACGAGCTTCTTCGTGGACGTCACGCGCGCTGCGAGAAAGGGCAGCTTCGAGATCGCCGTGCACGCCACGGACGAGCCCGGCGATCTCGACGTGCCGCGCGGCAAGCAAACGTGGAAAGACGAGCCGCACGCCATCTGGTATCCGCGCACGAGCGGCTTGTGGCGCACCGTCTGGCTGGAGAAGGTGCCTCGTCAGCACGTCGCGCACGTCGCTTGGACGCCCAACATCGACCGCTTCGAACTGCTGCTGCGCACCGAACTCGCCGAGTTGCCCGCGCCGGGCACGCGCCTGCGCGTCCAAGTGTCGCTGCACGGCGAGGTCCTCATCGACGAGGACGCCCTCGTTCGCACGCGCCGCTTCGAGAAGGTCCTGCGCTTTCCCGATCCCGGAATCGACGCGGCCCGTGAAGACTTGCTGTGGACGCCCGACCATCCGCGCCTCTTGGACGTCACGTTCACCTTGACCGTCGCCGGAAGCGAAATCGACCACGCCGAAGGCTACACGGCGATGCGCTCCGTCTCGACCGGCGGGCGGCGCTTCCTGCTCAACGGCCGCCCGTACCCGCTGCGACTCGTGCTGCACCAAGGCTACTGGGCCGACACGGGCCTCACCGGAGACGACGACCGCTTCCGCTTCGACGCCGAGATGATTCGCCGACTCGGATTCAACGGCGTCCGCCTGCACCAAAAAGTCGAGGACCCGCGATTCTACGCGTGGTGCGACCGCGTCGGGCTCGCCGTGTGGGCGGAGTTGCCGTCCGCGTACGCTTTCAATCCCGAGAGCCTCTCGACCCTCACGCGAACGTGGCTCGACTGCTTGCGCGACCTCGCGTCGCATCCGTGCATCGTCGCGTGGGTGCCCTTCAACGAATCGTGGGGCCTGCCCGACCTCGCCACGCGGACCGATCAGCGCGAAGCGCAGCGCGCCTTCTACGCCCTCACGAAAGCCTTCGACACGACGCGCCTCGTGAGCGGCAACGACGGCTGGGAGCAACTCGTGACGGACATGTACACCGTGCACGACTACGACGAAGACCCCGAGAAGCTCCTCGCACGCTACGGCAGTCCGGACGCGATTCGCGAGACGATGTGGAAGCTCTGGCCCGGCGGGCACCGCTCCACCTTGGAAGGACTGATGCCCGACGAGCGTCCCGTGATCCTCAGCGAGTTCGGCGGCATCTCGTGCATTCCCGAGGGAGAGCGCGGATGGGGCTACGTCGTCGTGCGAACTTCCGACGTCCTCACGAGCGCGTACGAAGCGCAACTCGGCGCGGTGAACCGCGCCCTCGACCTCAAGGGCCTCCACGGCTTTTGCTACACCCAGTTCGCCGACACGTACCAGGAGAAGAACGGCCTGCTGGACATGGCGCGCCTGCCGAAGGCGGACGTCGAGCGGATCGCGCGGGCCACGAGAGGCCAAGCGCCCCACCCCGCCAATCCGTTGTGGTACTCGCCGCGCTGGCGCCAGGGGGTGAAGCCGTGA
- a CDS encoding carbohydrate ABC transporter permease produces the protein MTVQQEPLSSAPVSSAADNRRAPGGPRALDMFWRTIAFVLLAIVGGLILFPAVWMLSTALKADTQVYANPPIWIPNPLRWDNFVQAWTQAPFTRYTINTTLYAIAVVIGTILSCSLAAYGFAKLRFPGRDALFTVLLATMMIPGMVTLIPQYILFSRIHWVGTYLPLVVPSYFAGAFFTFLIRQHYLSVPNELSEAARVDGATEFWIWRKVMLPLSKPVIATVAIFTFEGAWESYVGPLLYLNDERLYTLQVGLQFFRTQSQVQWQFLMAASLLVMLPVIVIFFLFQRYFVQGSALNGAVKG, from the coding sequence GTGACCGTTCAACAAGAACCCCTCAGCTCCGCACCCGTCTCGTCCGCTGCCGACAATCGCCGCGCGCCCGGCGGACCTCGCGCGCTCGATATGTTCTGGCGGACCATCGCGTTCGTTCTGCTCGCCATCGTGGGCGGCCTGATCCTCTTCCCGGCGGTTTGGATGCTCTCGACCGCCCTCAAGGCCGACACGCAGGTGTACGCCAACCCGCCCATCTGGATTCCGAACCCCCTACGGTGGGACAACTTCGTGCAAGCGTGGACGCAAGCGCCGTTCACGCGCTACACCATCAACACCACCTTGTACGCCATCGCGGTGGTGATCGGCACGATCCTGTCGTGCTCGCTCGCCGCGTACGGATTCGCGAAGTTGCGCTTTCCCGGTCGTGACGCCCTCTTCACGGTCCTGCTCGCCACCATGATGATTCCCGGCATGGTGACGCTCATCCCGCAGTACATCCTGTTCTCACGCATCCACTGGGTCGGCACGTACCTTCCGCTCGTCGTGCCGAGCTACTTCGCGGGCGCCTTCTTCACCTTCCTCATTCGCCAGCACTATCTGTCCGTGCCGAACGAGCTCAGCGAAGCCGCACGAGTCGACGGCGCGACGGAATTCTGGATTTGGCGCAAGGTGATGCTGCCGCTCTCGAAGCCCGTCATCGCCACGGTCGCCATCTTCACCTTCGAAGGCGCCTGGGAAAGCTACGTCGGACCGCTGTTGTACCTCAACGACGAACGCCTCTACACCTTGCAAGTCGGCTTGCAGTTCTTCCGAACCCAGTCGCAAGTGCAGTGGCAGTTCCTGATGGCCGCCAGCCTCCTCGTGATGCTGCCCGTCATCGTCATCTTCTTCCTCTTCCAGCGCTACTTCGTGCAAGGCTCCGCGCTCAACGGCGCCGTCAAGGGCTGA
- a CDS encoding alpha-mannosidase, with protein MTDTRREDHDSTSAAPRAVFHMIGNAHIDPVWLWNWQEGFQEVKATYRSALDRLAQFPEFVFTCSSAGHLAWIEANEPEMFDEIRARVHEGRWVLVGGWWVQPDCNLPSGEGFVRQGLYGQRFFASRFGRTAKVGYNPDSFGHAGTLPQILLKSGLTAYTFMRPGPHEQALPGRLFRWEGPDGSSIPTFRIPYEYCTPGSDLEAHVRKCLTEVESADSRLMVFYGVGNHGGGPTIENLKSLERMQRDESLPHLRFSDPESYFREVQDARMPTWSSELQMHAVGCYAAHSEVKRLNRASELALVRAEKFSAIAHAVARLPYPQADFDRAWKRVLFNHFHDILAGTSLESAYDDARNEYGEALATAQHAVNAAVQRLSWRVSIPHVEGSRPFVVFNPHPWAASVPVEHEAGGLRAGFILRDERGERVASQTIRSEATVNGWRSRIAWTATLPPLGYRVFTAFKEEPETNLRSDASDTHVENDAFRLEIDPETGGIARLLHKASDAEVLFASTSAVVLRDDTDTWSHGVTTYDDVVGRFEGESSRLIEHGEVRTAIRTVSRFGTSTLTQDVRVYEGLPYVEVKVRLDWRERHRMLKLSFPANLHFPEATFEAPYGITSRPTDGREQPGQRWLDVGGVHRSTQAIRGLAVINDAKSSYSVSGSTLNVTVTRSAIYAHHDPYVPTEGGDYRYLDQGEQTFTYWLVPHAGTWRDAGIARLAAELTERPVVIPETYHDGPLPPSASFAEVAPANVAVTALKRAEDDRGTIVRLVELHGTPCTATVNLAFLKRELSVKLGKFEIKTLLIPDEGEPREVSLTELE; from the coding sequence ATGACCGATACACGACGAGAAGACCACGATTCGACGAGCGCGGCGCCCCGCGCCGTCTTCCACATGATCGGCAACGCCCATATCGACCCGGTGTGGTTGTGGAATTGGCAAGAAGGCTTTCAGGAAGTCAAGGCGACTTACCGATCGGCCCTCGACCGCCTCGCGCAGTTTCCCGAGTTCGTGTTCACGTGCTCGTCGGCCGGACACCTCGCGTGGATCGAAGCGAACGAGCCCGAGATGTTCGACGAGATTCGCGCCCGCGTTCACGAGGGCCGCTGGGTACTCGTGGGCGGCTGGTGGGTACAACCCGACTGCAACCTTCCGAGCGGCGAAGGCTTCGTGCGTCAAGGCCTCTACGGACAGCGCTTCTTCGCGTCACGTTTCGGACGCACGGCGAAGGTCGGTTACAACCCCGACTCGTTCGGACACGCCGGTACCCTGCCGCAAATCCTGCTGAAAAGCGGCCTCACCGCCTACACCTTCATGCGTCCCGGTCCGCACGAGCAAGCCCTGCCAGGGCGGCTCTTTCGCTGGGAAGGCCCCGACGGATCGAGCATCCCGACTTTCCGCATTCCGTACGAGTACTGCACTCCCGGCTCCGACTTGGAGGCGCACGTGCGCAAGTGCCTCACGGAAGTCGAGTCGGCGGACTCGCGCCTCATGGTGTTCTACGGCGTCGGCAACCACGGTGGCGGCCCGACGATCGAGAACTTGAAGTCGTTGGAGCGAATGCAGCGAGACGAGTCGCTGCCGCACCTGCGCTTCTCGGACCCCGAGTCGTACTTTCGCGAAGTGCAGGACGCTCGGATGCCGACGTGGTCGAGCGAGTTGCAGATGCACGCGGTGGGCTGCTACGCGGCCCACTCGGAAGTCAAGCGCCTCAACCGCGCCTCCGAACTCGCGCTCGTGCGCGCCGAGAAGTTCTCGGCGATCGCGCACGCGGTCGCGCGTCTCCCCTACCCGCAGGCCGATTTCGATCGCGCTTGGAAGCGCGTTCTCTTCAACCACTTCCACGACATCCTCGCCGGCACCTCGCTCGAAAGCGCGTACGACGACGCCCGCAACGAGTACGGCGAAGCCCTCGCGACGGCGCAGCACGCGGTGAACGCCGCCGTGCAGCGCCTCTCGTGGCGCGTCTCCATTCCGCACGTCGAAGGCAGCCGTCCCTTCGTGGTGTTCAATCCGCATCCGTGGGCCGCGTCGGTTCCCGTGGAGCACGAGGCGGGCGGATTGCGCGCCGGATTCATCTTGCGCGACGAGCGCGGCGAGCGCGTCGCGAGTCAGACCATCCGCTCGGAAGCGACCGTCAACGGCTGGCGCAGCCGCATCGCGTGGACGGCGACCCTGCCGCCGCTCGGCTACCGCGTCTTCACGGCGTTCAAGGAAGAGCCCGAGACGAACCTTCGGTCCGACGCTTCGGACACGCACGTCGAAAACGACGCCTTTCGCTTGGAAATCGATCCAGAGACGGGCGGCATCGCGCGCTTGCTGCACAAGGCGAGCGACGCGGAGGTCCTGTTCGCGTCCACGAGCGCCGTCGTTCTCCGAGACGACACGGACACGTGGAGCCACGGTGTCACGACGTACGACGACGTCGTCGGACGGTTCGAAGGCGAGTCGAGCCGCCTGATCGAGCACGGCGAGGTTCGCACGGCCATTCGCACGGTGAGCCGCTTCGGAACTTCCACCCTGACGCAGGACGTGCGCGTGTACGAGGGCCTGCCGTACGTCGAGGTGAAAGTCAGGCTCGATTGGCGCGAACGGCACCGCATGCTGAAGTTGAGCTTTCCCGCGAACCTTCACTTTCCCGAGGCGACCTTCGAAGCGCCGTACGGCATCACGAGTCGGCCCACCGACGGACGCGAGCAACCCGGCCAGCGCTGGCTCGACGTCGGCGGCGTGCACCGATCCACCCAGGCGATTCGGGGCCTCGCCGTCATCAACGACGCGAAGTCCAGCTACAGCGTGTCGGGCTCGACGTTGAACGTCACGGTGACGCGCTCGGCGATCTACGCCCACCACGATCCGTACGTGCCCACCGAAGGCGGCGATTACCGCTACCTCGACCAAGGCGAGCAGACGTTCACGTACTGGCTCGTTCCGCACGCCGGAACGTGGCGTGACGCGGGCATCGCGCGCCTCGCCGCCGAACTCACCGAGCGGCCCGTCGTCATCCCGGAGACGTACCACGACGGCCCCCTGCCGCCGAGCGCGAGCTTCGCCGAGGTAGCGCCCGCGAACGTCGCGGTGACGGCGTTGAAGCGCGCCGAAGACGACCGCGGCACGATCGTGCGCCTCGTGGAACTCCACGGCACGCCTTGCACGGCGACCGTCAATCTCGCCTTCTTGAAGCGCGAGCTCAGCGTGAAACTCGGCAAGTTCGAGATCAAAACCCTCCTGATTCCCGACGAGGGCGAACCGCGCGAAGTGAGCTTGACGGAATTGGAGTGA
- a CDS encoding D-sedoheptulose-7-phosphate isomerase, protein MSAASNLLTYVERHRAALDRLADLSPNVERAATLLLEALRGGGKLLTCGNGGSAADAQHFAAELTGRYRRERRPLPAIALTTDSSALTCIGNDYAFADVFSRQVEALAGERDVVVGITTSGNSENVVRALAAAKARGARAVALCGERGGRVEEFADVTLKAPSALTAHTQEMHILLIHVLCETIDDAFVDERIAEQA, encoded by the coding sequence GTGAGCGCCGCCTCGAACTTGCTGACGTACGTCGAGCGGCACCGCGCGGCGCTCGATCGCCTCGCGGACCTGTCGCCGAACGTGGAGCGAGCCGCGACCCTGTTGTTGGAAGCGCTTCGCGGCGGCGGCAAGTTATTGACGTGCGGCAACGGAGGCAGCGCGGCCGACGCGCAGCACTTCGCCGCCGAGCTCACCGGACGCTACCGACGCGAACGCCGACCGCTGCCCGCCATCGCCCTCACGACGGACTCGAGCGCCTTGACGTGCATCGGCAACGACTACGCCTTCGCCGACGTCTTCTCGCGTCAAGTCGAAGCCCTCGCGGGCGAACGTGACGTCGTCGTCGGCATCACGACGAGCGGCAACTCCGAGAACGTCGTGCGGGCCTTGGCGGCGGCGAAGGCGCGCGGCGCGCGCGCGGTCGCCTTGTGCGGCGAACGCGGCGGTCGCGTCGAGGAATTCGCGGACGTCACCCTCAAAGCCCCGAGCGCCCTCACGGCGCACACGCAGGAAATGCACATCCTGCTGATTCACGTTTTGTGCGAGACGATCGACGACGCCTTCGTCGACGAACGAATCGCGGAGCAGGCATGA
- a CDS encoding carbohydrate ABC transporter permease gives MAGMSTLRRREAINGYLFILPWLLGFLLFTAGPMLFSLYASFTNYDVTTRMRWIGLENYQRLLFDDSLFWTSLGNTGFYALFSVPLSVAVGLLIAVLLNQKVPGQRVFRTIFFLPKVLSGVAVLLLWLWVFNPEFGPINSFLRFIGIQNPPLWFSDPIWAKPALVIMSMWGAAGGFIIYLASLQGIPKDLYEAAMIDGAKPITQFWKITVPMMSPTIFFKLITGVYAALQFWEAALIVSSGGTGGPSYSTLFYGLYMWQKAFGEYQMGYASAMAWILLIIALTVTFIQFIGAKRWVHYEGEASR, from the coding sequence ATGGCCGGCATGAGCACCTTGAGGCGCCGAGAGGCCATCAACGGCTACCTGTTCATCTTGCCCTGGCTTCTCGGCTTTTTGCTCTTCACGGCTGGCCCGATGCTCTTCTCGCTGTACGCCTCGTTCACCAACTACGACGTCACCACCCGCATGCGCTGGATCGGCTTGGAAAACTACCAACGTCTGCTGTTCGACGACAGCCTGTTTTGGACTTCGCTCGGCAACACGGGCTTCTACGCTTTGTTCAGCGTGCCGCTCTCGGTCGCCGTGGGCTTGCTGATCGCCGTGCTGCTCAACCAGAAGGTGCCGGGTCAGCGCGTGTTCCGCACGATCTTCTTCCTGCCGAAGGTGCTCTCGGGCGTCGCCGTTCTCCTGCTGTGGTTGTGGGTCTTCAATCCCGAGTTCGGTCCCATCAACTCGTTCCTGCGCTTCATCGGCATCCAGAATCCACCTTTGTGGTTCTCCGACCCGATCTGGGCCAAGCCTGCCCTCGTCATCATGAGCATGTGGGGCGCGGCGGGCGGCTTCATCATCTACCTCGCCAGCTTGCAAGGAATTCCGAAGGATCTCTACGAAGCCGCGATGATCGACGGTGCCAAGCCCATCACGCAGTTTTGGAAGATCACCGTCCCGATGATGTCTCCCACCATCTTCTTCAAGCTCATCACGGGTGTGTACGCGGCCCTGCAGTTCTGGGAAGCCGCGCTCATCGTGTCGTCGGGCGGCACAGGCGGCCCCTCGTACTCGACGCTCTTCTACGGTCTATACATGTGGCAAAAGGCGTTCGGTGAGTACCAGATGGGTTACGCGTCGGCCATGGCGTGGATCTTGCTGATCATCGCATTGACCGTCACCTTCATCCAATTCATCGGCGCGAAGCGCTGGGTCCACTACGAAGGCGAGGCGTCTCGGTGA